In one window of Chryseobacterium phocaeense DNA:
- a CDS encoding helix-turn-helix domain-containing protein, whose protein sequence is MKKSLYLFILLLFFFSANAQNEQSGTALPTEAIDKKLEEIRFNPKISDTEKEKALLKLKSESEKIGYKWGILKSGRRIIEIYMKQNKNKDIIELSTELKKIDAGPQAVRTMANIYRSSGLALAFLGFHDASLKDFKTAVNYAEKIEDPETRNYTVAVVYQNICLYFFNKRLENRTFIDSLKNYHHKSIETAKLIKNYDEEITAEKKYDVISFNYVRLAISYLEEADQSGNLAIAEKYLMEALNIVTNNQNLKEGDNAILLNQLSWLYIEKKDYKKAMEYAYQALSIEKKFPAPENKVESFEFLASAYSELGDTRNSKLYMDKYSHLKDSLRIAEKNNADHSFNILLSDSKKTEEKKFSFKMIILLVISIILVLTVIVYWKRKNKRLHRKYEEIIAKINSRRENSAMSSVKILTDSEVKTSLNIPDETVKSLLQKLDKFEASEKYLKKEVNLTWLANHLNTNPKYLSEIIKIYREKNFSNYINGLRINFIVDKLYNEPKYREYKISYLAEESGFVTYKVFVAAFKNEHGVTPSYFIEKLKASGL, encoded by the coding sequence ATGAAAAAATCCCTTTACCTTTTTATTCTGCTTTTATTCTTTTTCTCCGCCAATGCTCAAAATGAACAATCCGGAACAGCACTGCCTACAGAAGCAATTGACAAAAAATTAGAAGAAATACGGTTTAATCCTAAGATTTCCGATACGGAAAAAGAAAAGGCTTTATTAAAATTAAAATCCGAATCTGAGAAAATAGGATATAAATGGGGGATATTAAAAAGCGGCCGCCGGATCATAGAGATTTACATGAAGCAAAATAAAAATAAAGACATCATTGAACTTTCCACTGAGCTAAAGAAAATTGATGCAGGCCCTCAGGCGGTAAGAACTATGGCCAATATCTACCGCTCCAGTGGCTTGGCTCTTGCGTTTTTAGGATTTCATGACGCCAGCTTAAAAGATTTCAAAACAGCGGTAAATTATGCCGAGAAAATTGAGGACCCTGAAACCAGGAATTATACTGTAGCTGTAGTTTATCAGAACATTTGTTTATATTTTTTCAACAAAAGACTCGAAAATAGAACCTTCATAGATTCTTTAAAAAATTACCATCACAAAAGTATTGAAACGGCTAAACTCATCAAAAACTATGACGAAGAGATTACCGCTGAGAAAAAATACGATGTCATTTCCTTCAATTACGTCCGGTTAGCAATTTCCTATCTGGAAGAGGCTGATCAGTCGGGAAATTTAGCAATTGCTGAAAAATACCTGATGGAAGCCCTGAATATTGTCACTAATAACCAGAATCTGAAAGAAGGAGATAATGCAATATTACTCAATCAGTTGAGCTGGCTTTATATAGAAAAAAAAGATTATAAAAAGGCGATGGAATATGCGTACCAGGCTTTGAGTATCGAAAAAAAATTCCCGGCTCCGGAAAATAAAGTTGAATCTTTTGAGTTCCTCGCGAGTGCCTATTCTGAGCTAGGTGATACCAGGAATTCAAAGTTATATATGGACAAATATTCTCATCTTAAAGACAGTCTCAGAATTGCTGAAAAAAATAATGCCGACCACTCGTTTAATATCCTGCTTTCGGATTCGAAAAAAACGGAAGAGAAAAAATTTTCATTTAAAATGATTATTTTACTGGTAATTTCAATTATACTGGTCCTTACTGTAATTGTTTACTGGAAAAGAAAAAATAAGCGTCTTCACAGGAAATATGAAGAGATTATTGCTAAAATAAATAGCAGGAGAGAAAATTCAGCTATGAGTTCAGTCAAAATTCTAACAGATAGTGAAGTTAAAACTTCTCTTAATATCCCGGATGAAACGGTAAAATCATTGCTTCAGAAATTAGATAAATTTGAAGCATCAGAAAAATACCTGAAAAAAGAAGTTAACCTTACCTGGCTTGCCAATCATCTTAATACCAATCCCAAATATCTTTCTGAAATTATTAAAATCTACAGAGAAAAAAACTTTTCCAATTACATCAACGGCCTAAGGATTAATTTCATTGTTGATAAACTCTATAATGAACCCAAATACAGAGAATATAAAATCAGTTATCTGGCTGAAGAAAGCGGATTTGTCACCTATAAAGTTTTTGTAGCTGCCTTTAAAAATGAGCATGGTGTAACACCTTCCTATTTCATTGAAAAACTTAAAGCATCGGGTCTCTGA
- a CDS encoding alpha/beta hydrolase family esterase — translation MKTTILANYLLRIVFLMGSLFCYSCESSESATAKDQPSLQSGAASRNAPGSGQKVHTFSPEAGGERSYYISVPSDYSSTKKYRLVFVFAGTDTTGQEMYTWLGQGWNSNTPGLEKLMDNTIFVYPDQKYNWGNVKGWALGNYADPYDGWHDIQFTQELLTLIKNTYSIDGDRIFATGHSWGGDMTNVTAYFLKGIFKAVAPIASNEPFWFRNSSGSYVNEPGYTGNTAVWIFFGLNDDHFGNSSVNGDFGIQQADFWILKNGADPDQYTTTQIGGQGDVTKTYSGTSPVKLTLYQGGQYSGGGGLLGHQPPDYYFQAVSSWFMAF, via the coding sequence ATGAAAACAACCATTTTAGCAAATTATCTTTTAAGAATTGTTTTCTTAATGGGTTCCCTGTTTTGTTATTCCTGCGAAAGCAGTGAATCGGCTACAGCTAAGGATCAGCCATCGTTACAGTCCGGTGCTGCTTCCAGAAACGCTCCCGGCAGCGGCCAGAAAGTGCATACTTTTTCACCCGAAGCCGGAGGAGAAAGAAGCTATTATATTTCCGTCCCTTCCGATTATTCAAGTACGAAGAAATACCGTCTTGTATTTGTATTTGCGGGGACAGATACTACAGGACAGGAAATGTACACCTGGCTGGGCCAGGGCTGGAATTCCAATACACCTGGTCTGGAGAAGCTCATGGACAATACCATTTTTGTGTACCCGGACCAGAAGTATAACTGGGGCAATGTAAAAGGCTGGGCACTGGGAAATTATGCGGATCCTTATGACGGATGGCATGATATCCAGTTTACCCAGGAGCTGCTTACGCTTATTAAAAACACTTACTCCATTGACGGTGATCGTATTTTTGCCACAGGCCACTCATGGGGTGGCGATATGACCAACGTTACTGCCTATTTTCTGAAAGGCATATTCAAAGCCGTGGCCCCGATAGCATCCAATGAGCCTTTCTGGTTCAGAAACAGCAGCGGAAGCTACGTAAATGAACCCGGCTATACCGGCAATACCGCTGTGTGGATCTTTTTTGGCCTCAATGATGACCATTTTGGAAACAGCAGTGTGAATGGTGATTTTGGAATACAGCAGGCAGATTTCTGGATCCTTAAAAACGGAGCAGACCCGGATCAGTATACTACCACCCAAATTGGAGGGCAGGGAGATGTCACAAAAACTTATTCAGGAACCTCACCGGTTAAGCTGACCCTGTATCAGGGCGGGCAGTATTCCGGCGGCGGCGGTCTTTTGGGTCATCAGCCTCCTGACTATTACTTCCAGGCAGTGAGCAGTTGGTTTATGGCTTTCTGA
- a CDS encoding NAD(P)/FAD-dependent oxidoreductase, which produces MIQNKGKIIVIGAGIAGLSSAFYLHRNGWEVEILEQNDLTNNCSYGNAGMIVPSHFTPLAAPGVVAQGIRWMFDSKSPFYVKPVPTASMISWGLKFLKHSNQRHVDRSAAAIRDLNLASSQLYNELAENEEFDFELTRNGILMLYKTEKTAEEEIELAHKAISLGLHVDILDQQGIQKLEPGIKLDVLGGINYTCDGHMNPVKLMRQMIAYLKNKGIIFHTNHKVTGFETSGNTVKAVLANHKKFTADQFVMTGGSFLPELAHKAGIKIQLMPGKGYSFTHRPEDPGKRLEHAALLLEARVAVTPMNGMIRFGGTMELAPHRNKINMNRVEGIVKSIPKYMPDFQVELPEESEVWFGYRPCAPDGLPYLGQSRKLHNLLIAGGGGMMGLSLGPVFGKTVSEIAEGQKPAVDIGIFNPERFS; this is translated from the coding sequence ATGATACAGAACAAAGGAAAAATAATCGTTATAGGGGCGGGAATAGCAGGATTAAGCTCGGCATTTTATCTCCACCGGAACGGCTGGGAAGTAGAAATACTGGAACAGAATGACCTGACCAATAATTGTTCCTACGGAAATGCAGGGATGATTGTTCCCAGTCATTTTACCCCATTGGCGGCACCCGGCGTTGTAGCTCAGGGAATCCGGTGGATGTTTGACAGCAAAAGCCCGTTTTATGTAAAACCTGTGCCCACTGCAAGCATGATATCCTGGGGGTTGAAATTTTTAAAGCATTCCAATCAAAGACATGTGGACCGGTCGGCCGCCGCCATCAGAGACCTTAATCTGGCGAGCAGCCAGCTGTATAATGAACTTGCAGAAAATGAGGAATTTGATTTCGAGCTTACGCGGAACGGAATCCTTATGCTCTATAAAACAGAAAAAACAGCTGAAGAAGAGATAGAGCTGGCCCACAAAGCCATAAGCCTGGGACTTCATGTAGATATTCTGGATCAGCAGGGAATACAGAAACTGGAACCTGGAATTAAGCTGGACGTCCTTGGTGGGATCAATTATACATGCGACGGCCATATGAATCCGGTAAAACTGATGAGACAGATGATTGCTTATCTTAAAAACAAAGGAATTATTTTTCATACCAACCATAAAGTAACAGGATTTGAAACCTCGGGGAATACGGTGAAAGCAGTTTTAGCCAACCATAAAAAATTTACGGCAGATCAGTTTGTGATGACGGGAGGTTCTTTTCTTCCGGAGCTGGCCCATAAAGCAGGGATAAAGATACAGTTGATGCCGGGGAAAGGCTATTCATTCACCCACCGGCCGGAAGATCCTGGAAAAAGACTGGAGCACGCAGCACTGCTTCTGGAAGCAAGAGTGGCAGTGACTCCAATGAATGGGATGATCCGTTTTGGCGGAACCATGGAACTTGCCCCTCATCGCAATAAGATCAATATGAACAGGGTAGAGGGAATTGTAAAATCCATCCCGAAGTATATGCCCGATTTTCAGGTAGAACTCCCCGAAGAATCTGAGGTTTGGTTCGGCTACAGGCCATGTGCTCCGGATGGGCTTCCTTACCTCGGACAATCCCGGAAGCTCCATAACCTGCTTATTGCAGGGGGCGGCGGAATGATGGGGCTGAGCCTGGGACCTGTATTCGGAAAAACGGTTTCTGAAATAGCAGAAGGGCAGAAGCCTGCTGTTGATATAGGGATTTTTAATCCTGAGCGGTTCAGCTGA
- a CDS encoding 4-hydroxyproline epimerase — protein MSKTFFCIDSHTCGCPVRLVAGGAPILKGNSMMERRLHFIKEYDWIRKSLMFEPRGHDMMSGSILYPPTDEANDIGVLYIETSGCLPMCGHGTIGTVTIAIEEGLVSPKIPGKLRLETPAGLVLIDYIQEGRKVKSVKLTNVKSFLYAEDLVVDCPDLGPIKVDVAYGGNFYGIIDPQDNFSDITDFSASQLIHYGKIIRKLLNDQYSFIHPEDENIAGLSHIQWTGKPTDPTVSGRNAVLVGENALDRSPCGTGTSARMAQWYAKGKLKEGEEFIHESYIGSLFTGRIEKTATVDGRAAIIPSVEGWARITGYNHIIIDDEDPYWLGFQVM, from the coding sequence GTGAGTAAAACATTTTTTTGTATAGATTCACATACCTGTGGTTGCCCGGTACGTCTGGTAGCAGGTGGCGCACCGATATTGAAAGGAAATTCCATGATGGAGCGCAGGCTTCATTTCATCAAAGAATACGACTGGATCCGTAAAAGCCTGATGTTCGAGCCCAGAGGACATGATATGATGAGTGGCAGTATTCTCTATCCTCCCACTGATGAAGCGAATGACATTGGCGTTTTATATATCGAAACCAGCGGGTGTCTGCCCATGTGCGGCCACGGAACCATAGGAACGGTAACCATTGCGATAGAAGAAGGTTTGGTTTCTCCCAAAATTCCCGGAAAATTACGTCTTGAAACACCGGCTGGCCTGGTGCTGATAGATTATATTCAGGAAGGCCGGAAGGTGAAGTCTGTAAAGCTGACCAACGTAAAGTCTTTTCTTTATGCTGAAGACCTTGTGGTAGATTGTCCTGATTTAGGCCCTATAAAAGTAGATGTTGCCTATGGAGGTAATTTTTACGGAATCATCGATCCTCAGGATAATTTCAGTGATATAACAGATTTTAGTGCCAGCCAGTTGATTCACTACGGAAAGATCATCAGAAAACTGCTCAATGATCAGTATAGCTTTATTCATCCGGAAGATGAAAATATAGCAGGATTAAGTCATATCCAATGGACGGGTAAACCTACAGATCCCACGGTCAGCGGGCGAAATGCCGTTCTGGTGGGGGAAAACGCGCTAGACCGGTCCCCATGCGGCACGGGAACTTCCGCAAGAATGGCCCAATGGTATGCCAAAGGAAAACTGAAAGAAGGAGAAGAATTTATCCATGAAAGCTATATCGGGTCCCTTTTTACAGGGCGGATCGAAAAAACAGCCACCGTGGATGGAAGAGCAGCCATTATTCCTTCTGTTGAAGGCTGGGCTAGGATCACAGGTTATAATCATATTATTATCGACGATGAAGACCCTTACTGGTTGGGTTTTCAGGTGATGTAA
- a CDS encoding aldehyde dehydrogenase (NADP(+)), whose protein sequence is MIEETSKEAIDLQIQKAAEAFQFLKKITVKERAVFMNAVADKIEALGEELLAVAHEETSLPLARLSGEKIRTVGQWRSYAKAVSTGIYTEARIDLAQPGTLKSDLRKYNTGIGPVVVFGAGNFPLAFSTAGGDTASAIGAGCPVIVKAHPAHPKTSKIMADTIAAVVEESGWPEGVFSHITGTSHQTGTYLVTHKDIKGVAFTGSFQGGKALFDQANQREEPIPVFAEMGSINPVFAFQHALESRAEALAKEYAVSLTLGVGQFCTNPGVFVALKSESLNRFITTLKNEIHSVKPISMLHYGIFENFEKRKELTVSYPGVYRIAEADTEAAEWQGRAMVAETTGRNFIENSILSEEVFGPFGMIVQCETAEEMMQIAKNLKGQLTVTVAALHEDIHENMDLISQLKDKCGRFLFNGMPTGVEVVHAMQHGGPFPSTTDVRFTSVGPDAVKRFVRPFSFQNWPDEFLPDELKNSNPLQISRIVNGELISGPIKL, encoded by the coding sequence ATGATTGAAGAAACATCAAAAGAAGCTATTGACCTTCAGATTCAAAAGGCGGCAGAAGCTTTTCAGTTCCTGAAGAAAATAACGGTGAAAGAACGGGCTGTCTTTATGAATGCCGTAGCCGATAAGATTGAAGCTTTAGGAGAAGAGCTGCTTGCCGTGGCACATGAAGAAACATCTTTACCCCTGGCCCGGCTGAGTGGTGAAAAGATCAGAACGGTGGGACAATGGAGAAGTTATGCCAAAGCCGTTTCCACAGGAATCTATACCGAAGCCCGGATTGATCTTGCCCAACCGGGCACCTTAAAAAGTGATCTGAGGAAGTATAATACGGGAATCGGACCTGTTGTTGTTTTTGGAGCAGGTAATTTTCCGCTGGCATTTTCTACCGCTGGTGGTGATACGGCCAGTGCTATCGGGGCAGGATGTCCGGTCATTGTAAAAGCCCATCCTGCCCATCCCAAAACGTCAAAGATAATGGCCGATACTATTGCCGCTGTGGTAGAAGAATCCGGATGGCCGGAAGGAGTTTTTAGCCATATCACGGGGACATCCCACCAAACAGGAACTTATCTGGTTACCCATAAAGATATAAAAGGGGTTGCTTTTACAGGCTCCTTTCAGGGAGGGAAAGCATTATTTGACCAGGCTAACCAAAGAGAAGAACCGATTCCTGTATTTGCAGAAATGGGGAGCATTAATCCTGTATTTGCTTTTCAGCACGCATTGGAGAGCAGAGCTGAAGCATTGGCCAAAGAATATGCTGTATCCTTAACATTGGGCGTGGGGCAGTTCTGTACAAACCCCGGTGTATTCGTTGCCTTGAAGAGCGAAAGTCTGAACAGGTTTATCACCACTCTGAAAAATGAAATTCATTCGGTAAAACCTATCAGTATGCTGCACTATGGGATTTTTGAAAACTTCGAAAAGCGTAAAGAGCTGACTGTGAGCTATCCTGGAGTATATCGTATTGCAGAAGCGGATACGGAAGCTGCCGAATGGCAGGGAAGGGCGATGGTTGCTGAAACTACAGGTAGAAATTTTATAGAGAACAGTATTTTGAGCGAAGAAGTTTTCGGGCCTTTTGGAATGATTGTGCAGTGTGAAACCGCCGAAGAAATGATGCAGATTGCAAAAAATTTAAAAGGACAGCTGACGGTTACTGTTGCGGCTTTGCATGAAGATATACATGAAAATATGGATTTGATCAGTCAGCTGAAGGATAAATGCGGAAGGTTTTTATTCAACGGGATGCCAACCGGTGTTGAGGTTGTGCATGCCATGCAGCATGGCGGGCCGTTTCCCTCTACAACTGATGTTCGTTTTACATCTGTAGGCCCGGATGCTGTTAAAAGATTTGTTCGTCCGTTTTCTTTTCAGAACTGGCCGGACGAATTTTTACCGGACGAGTTGAAGAACAGCAATCCTTTACAGATTTCACGGATTGTAAACGGTGAACTTATTTCAGGACCCATAAAATTGTAA
- a CDS encoding dihydrodipicolinate synthase family protein: MSTKLSWEGIYPAVLTPFNREGEIDFEMFAKNTEAQIKAGVHGIILAGTLGEASTLETEEKFELLKYAKKITAGRIPVILNLSENTTGNAVSFAKKAAELGADGLMLLPPMRYKADDREVIEYFKAVATATELPILIYNNPVDYGTYVTLEMFEELIHYPTVQAVKESTRDLANITRMINRFGKRIKILGGVDTICLESLMLGADGLVAGLVDAFPNETMAMYNYIKAGNYPEAVAIYRWFMPLLELDIHPKLIQYIKLAATAEGISNVYVRAPRLELQGEEAIRIQKIIEEGRASRPILD, translated from the coding sequence ATGAGTACAAAACTTAGCTGGGAAGGAATATATCCTGCTGTGCTGACTCCTTTTAACAGGGAGGGTGAGATCGATTTTGAAATGTTTGCTAAAAATACAGAAGCACAGATTAAAGCCGGTGTTCATGGGATAATTCTGGCAGGAACATTGGGCGAGGCCAGTACGTTAGAGACGGAGGAAAAATTTGAGCTTTTAAAATATGCCAAAAAAATAACAGCCGGAAGAATTCCCGTTATCCTGAACCTTTCCGAAAATACCACCGGAAACGCGGTCAGCTTTGCAAAAAAAGCTGCAGAGCTGGGCGCCGACGGTTTAATGCTGCTCCCGCCCATGCGTTATAAAGCGGATGACCGTGAAGTAATCGAATATTTCAAAGCTGTGGCCACAGCAACTGAGCTTCCCATTCTTATTTATAATAATCCTGTAGACTACGGAACCTATGTAACCCTTGAGATGTTTGAGGAGTTGATTCATTATCCAACCGTTCAGGCAGTCAAAGAATCTACAAGAGACCTGGCCAATATTACCAGAATGATTAACCGCTTTGGAAAAAGAATCAAAATTCTTGGCGGTGTAGATACCATCTGTCTGGAGTCCCTGATGTTGGGAGCAGACGGACTTGTGGCGGGACTCGTAGATGCCTTCCCGAATGAAACCATGGCGATGTACAATTATATTAAGGCAGGAAATTATCCTGAGGCTGTAGCCATCTACAGGTGGTTTATGCCTTTACTTGAGCTGGATATCCATCCAAAGCTGATCCAGTATATCAAGCTTGCAGCCACTGCTGAAGGAATCAGCAATGTCTATGTAAGAGCTCCAAGATTGGAACTTCAGGGCGAAGAAGCCATAAGGATCCAAAAGATCATTGAAGAGGGAAGGGCCAGCAGACCGATATTAGACTAA
- a CDS encoding AraC family transcriptional regulator — MKSLQFSVPANINTSIRVQEDVMNNFYPYFHRHNETQIMWIVKGHGTLVVEQNILDFQSGDIFYLGANQAHVFKADFNKNEKHMVHAVSIFFEPEKKISAIFDLPEFEELKNFIADSGIGFHVATEVKEDLGMSIRELQRSKGISQMLNFIKILADLMQSRHLHIPLSAGKNLPASISDNDQRIMDAQDYIKKHFTEHTLTLAEVARQACLTPQAFCRSFKKRTGVTYTQYLNDLRVHRACKLLTSSSISSISSIAFNSGFNSLTNFNRVFRMIMKFSPKEYLKCYKDTVAG, encoded by the coding sequence ATGAAAAGCCTTCAGTTTTCAGTTCCGGCCAATATCAATACGAGTATTCGTGTCCAGGAGGATGTGATGAATAATTTCTATCCTTATTTTCACCGGCATAATGAAACTCAGATTATGTGGATCGTAAAAGGCCATGGCACTTTGGTAGTAGAGCAGAATATCCTGGATTTTCAGTCAGGTGATATCTTTTATCTGGGAGCCAACCAGGCACACGTCTTTAAAGCAGATTTTAATAAAAATGAAAAGCATATGGTGCATGCCGTCTCTATTTTCTTTGAGCCGGAAAAAAAGATTTCAGCCATATTTGATCTGCCGGAATTTGAAGAGCTTAAAAATTTTATCGCGGATTCGGGGATAGGATTTCATGTAGCCACTGAGGTAAAAGAAGACCTGGGTATGAGTATCAGAGAGCTGCAGCGCTCAAAAGGGATCAGCCAGATGCTGAATTTCATTAAGATATTAGCTGATCTGATGCAGAGCAGACATTTGCATATTCCTTTATCAGCAGGGAAAAATTTACCCGCCTCTATTTCAGATAATGATCAGCGGATTATGGATGCACAGGATTATATAAAAAAACATTTTACAGAACATACTTTAACGCTTGCTGAGGTAGCCAGGCAGGCTTGTCTTACGCCCCAGGCTTTCTGCCGTTCCTTCAAGAAAAGAACAGGCGTTACCTACACCCAATACCTTAATGATCTGCGGGTTCACCGGGCCTGTAAGCTGCTCACCTCTTCCAGCATCAGCAGTATTTCTTCCATTGCTTTTAATAGCGGTTTTAACAGTTTAACCAACTTTAACCGTGTTTTTAGAATGATTATGAAATTTTCACCGAAAGAGTATCTGAAGTGCTATAAAGATACCGTTGCGGGGTAA
- a CDS encoding fibrobacter succinogenes major paralogous domain-containing protein: MKKNTTLLAMFLLSMTAYGQVGINTPNPHSSASLELASTDKALYLNRVANPTIITDPQSGMLIYDLTDKCVKAYQGNPAGWSGCIIGNGGPTGTVTTINCAGAYFTPSFATAGQAYTGTLTVPYTGGNGGIYPAQTTTVNGLTFTLPLGVFANGNGTVAYHVTGTPVTAGITSVNISIGGQSCSGANAVSINVNPATENPGGVLPGSVTLAQNSRYWIASAYDDDYLPYTAPTGPATTATINADGNADPLIDIQGSLTTAGITVYIPATVTGSGGTVSAWSNTITIPANFTQDGASRQVQLSWAAQTLTSSNTVLTATLKAIGGTLNAKKLDINAGIGNDYLGLLLGTFQYPYNQTGALTTYQLRDIPGIPDRMFGQIDNAGKYEHNFLYLPIQAEDGKIWLNNNLGANYANLDHPAFNLTQQATSTTDVNAMGSLLQWGRKADGHELMERNVSGSNYGTFKYGVVYGQVATWSPTYPYRIFSTPNNVPSEWTSLTVPPKGDRWLASSPNNPCPQGYKVPVKTEWQAVITASGSGGIYSATKKLKLTYAGEGTDAAVIFNPTVPVYSVSDGYNAVYNGTNTLMNSTVYPANTGNAEIDKAKSVRCIQE; the protein is encoded by the coding sequence ATGAAAAAAAACACTACTTTATTAGCGATGTTCCTTCTCAGCATGACTGCTTACGGTCAAGTAGGCATCAATACACCAAACCCGCATTCCAGCGCCTCTCTTGAGCTGGCTTCAACAGACAAGGCACTCTACCTGAACAGAGTGGCTAATCCTACAATCATCACCGATCCGCAATCCGGGATGCTTATTTATGACCTGACCGATAAATGCGTAAAAGCATACCAGGGTAATCCTGCAGGATGGTCAGGCTGTATAATAGGAAACGGAGGACCTACCGGAACGGTCACAACGATCAATTGTGCCGGTGCTTATTTTACTCCAAGTTTTGCCACTGCAGGCCAGGCCTATACCGGAACATTAACCGTTCCTTACACCGGAGGTAACGGTGGAATATATCCTGCACAAACCACAACAGTAAACGGGCTTACATTTACCCTTCCTTTAGGTGTTTTTGCCAACGGAAACGGCACTGTGGCATATCATGTTACCGGTACTCCGGTTACAGCCGGAATCACTTCAGTAAATATAAGTATCGGAGGACAAAGTTGTTCCGGAGCCAATGCTGTTTCAATTAATGTAAATCCGGCAACAGAAAATCCGGGCGGTGTATTGCCGGGAAGCGTTACATTAGCACAAAACAGCCGCTATTGGATCGCTTCCGCATATGATGATGATTATCTGCCTTACACTGCTCCTACAGGACCTGCCACTACAGCCACAATCAACGCTGATGGCAATGCAGACCCCCTGATTGATATACAGGGAAGCCTTACTACTGCAGGCATTACAGTCTATATCCCGGCTACTGTCACTGGAAGTGGCGGAACGGTTTCCGCATGGAGCAATACGATCACCATCCCGGCAAACTTTACACAGGACGGTGCATCCAGACAGGTCCAGTTATCCTGGGCTGCACAAACCCTTACCTCTTCCAACACGGTTCTTACTGCTACCCTTAAAGCCATTGGCGGAACTTTGAATGCCAAGAAATTAGATATCAATGCAGGAATAGGGAATGATTATCTGGGACTATTATTAGGAACTTTCCAATACCCATACAACCAGACCGGTGCACTCACTACTTATCAGTTGCGTGACATACCTGGAATCCCGGACAGAATGTTTGGCCAGATAGACAATGCCGGCAAATATGAACACAACTTCCTATATCTGCCAATACAGGCTGAGGACGGCAAAATATGGTTGAACAATAATCTCGGGGCCAATTATGCCAATCTCGACCATCCGGCTTTCAACCTTACCCAGCAGGCCACATCCACTACAGATGTAAATGCTATGGGCTCCCTCCTGCAGTGGGGCAGAAAAGCCGACGGACATGAACTGATGGAAAGAAATGTTAGTGGTTCAAATTACGGAACTTTTAAATATGGAGTTGTATATGGGCAGGTAGCAACGTGGAGCCCCACTTACCCTTACAGAATATTTTCAACACCCAATAACGTTCCCAGTGAATGGACATCGCTTACCGTACCCCCAAAAGGAGACAGATGGCTGGCTTCTTCCCCTAACAACCCATGCCCACAAGGCTACAAGGTACCCGTAAAGACCGAATGGCAGGCGGTAATCACTGCATCCGGCAGCGGAGGTATATATTCCGCAACCAAAAAATTAAAATTAACATATGCCGGCGAGGGTACTGATGCTGCAGTAATATTTAACCCTACTGTTCCCGTTTATTCTGTATCAGATGGCTACAATGCTGTATACAATGGCACAAATACTTTAATGAACAGTACTGTATACCCAGCTAATACAGGTAACGCTGAAATAGATAAAGCTAAATCCGTACGCTGCATCCAGGAGTAA
- a CDS encoding transposase, whose amino-acid sequence MKSNFRNIHIGKYIHQRVKENNIDLPRICNFLKCTETEINEMYMQENLSTHILLRWSKLLEYDFFRLYSQHLILYAPPSASFRESGSSKLPHFRKNIYTREIIDFILELIDKQEKTKRQITDEYGIPYTTLCKWVAKHNQ is encoded by the coding sequence ATGAAATCAAACTTTAGAAATATTCATATTGGAAAATATATACATCAGCGGGTTAAGGAAAACAATATTGACCTCCCCCGCATCTGCAACTTCTTGAAATGTACGGAAACTGAAATCAACGAAATGTACATGCAGGAAAACCTGTCTACCCATATTTTATTAAGATGGAGCAAGCTGCTTGAATATGATTTCTTCAGACTATATTCCCAACACCTGATTCTTTATGCACCGCCTTCTGCTTCTTTCCGGGAATCCGGTTCTTCAAAGCTTCCCCATTTCAGAAAGAACATCTATACCCGGGAAATAATAGATTTCATTTTGGAACTGATAGATAAGCAGGAAAAGACTAAACGCCAGATTACGGATGAGTATGGAATCCCTTATACCACTTTATGCAAATGGGTTGCAAAACATAATCAATAA
- a CDS encoding transposase, protein MKKQSQPDYKKIYSDIIERKFPHKQKECEKLLGKKTLSALDIVELNNRIFGTKDQDFKKMNQKLRSYNESDILRILNYQRNYRMTNLQVAEHFGISKNTMTKWRRMFQ, encoded by the coding sequence ATGAAAAAACAAAGTCAACCTGATTATAAAAAAATCTATTCAGACATTATTGAGCGGAAATTCCCTCATAAACAAAAAGAATGTGAAAAACTATTAGGAAAAAAAACACTTTCTGCCCTGGATATTGTGGAGCTGAATAACAGAATCTTTGGTACCAAAGACCAGGATTTCAAAAAGATGAATCAGAAACTCCGTTCCTACAATGAATCGGATATTCTACGCATCCTTAATTACCAGAGAAATTACAGAATGACTAATCTTCAGGTAGCTGAACACTTTGGAATAAGCAAAAATACGATGACCAAATGGCGGAGAATGTTTCAGTAA